The nucleotide window CGGCCCAGTAGTGGACGCGGGCCGGCCGGGCGTTGATCAGGACCGTAGCCGCCTGGAAGATCGGATCGGTCAGAACGCCCCGGTCCTTGATCCCGATCCTCTCCGCGGGAACGCCCGCGTCCATGACCCGGCGCCGGATGGCCTGCTCGAGCTCGGAGCCGGTGGGCAGGTAATTCCAGGCGTTGGTCTTGATGCCGACGGTGTCGGTCGGTTTGATGATGCGCTTCCAGGCCGCGACCGGATCCTTCTCCCCGAACAAGGCGGTCATCGCGTCGTCAAGCATGGCCTGGATGACCGCGGGGTCGGCCTTGCGGCCCTCGCCGACAGCTTGGGCGTCGCGGACCAGGACGACCCGGGATTTCCGGCTGATGGAAGTAATCGTGGCCTGTCCGGCCGGAGTATCGACGGTCGCGACGGCCCCCTTGCCCAGGCAGCAGCATCCGACCGTCCCCGCGATGGGGCTGACCGCCGCGGCCTTGAGAAAATCTCGCCGGTTCAAGATGGCTTGGCTCATCGTATTCTCCTTGTCCGATCGACTATTTGATGATGCGTTCGAGCGTCTTCGTCACGACGCCGAGGGCTTCTTCTTCCGACCCGGCCCGCAGGACGAAGGCCGCGAGCCCGCCCGCAAGCCCGGCCGCCGTCCAGGTGCCGGCGGGGGACCGGTAAGCCCGCCCCTCGTTCGTCCCCGGCATCAGGGCCGCCCGAAAAGCGCGCAGAGCGGGCTCGGCCCGGGCGGGCGTGGGATAGCGGACCGCCAA belongs to Candidatus Aminicenantes bacterium and includes:
- a CDS encoding DUF362 domain-containing protein — protein: MSQAILNRRDFLKAAAVSPIAGTVGCCCLGKGAVATVDTPAGQATITSISRKSRVVLVRDAQAVGEGRKADPAVIQAMLDDAMTALFGEKDPVAAWKRIIKPTDTVGIKTNAWNYLPTGSELEQAIRRRVMDAGVPAERIGIKDRGVLTDPIFQAATVLINARPARVHYWAGMGSCIKNYIMFVPKPSDYHADACADLASIWSLPVVKDKTRLNILSMLTPQFHNIGPRGFSEKYLWTYGGLLVGQDPVAVDATGYRIIQARRRQEFGEDKPLETSAHHIELADTRHKLGTSNPALIELVKRGWADAILI